The following DNA comes from Phytohabitans rumicis.
CGCCGCGGCCCGGCGCAGCGTATGGACGGCATCCTCCTGGCCGACCAGGTCGGCGAAGACGTCGGTCATGCCCGCACCTCGGATAACTCGCCCATGGGCTGCTCGTCGGTGTCCGGCAGCAGCCCGGACACCCGCTCCACCACGGCGGTGGTGATCTCGTCGGCCGGACGGGTCGCGTCGAGCACCAGGTAGCGCTTCGGGTCGGCGCCGGCCAGGTCGAGGAAGGCCCACCGCACCCGCTCGTGGAAGGGCACCGACTCGCTCTCCAGCCGATCGGTGCCCGCGCCGCGGCTGACCACCCGGCCCAGCCCGACGTCCGGCGTGATGTCGAGCAGCACGACCAGGTCGGGCTTGAGCCCGCCGGTCGCCCACGACGACAGCCAGGAGACCTCCTCGACCGGGAGGGTCCGGCCGGCACCCTGGTACGCCAGGGACGAGTCGACGTACCGGTCGCTGATGACCACCGCCCCCGGGCCAGCGCCGGCCGTACGACGGAGGCCACGTGGTCGGCCCGGTCGGCGGCGTAGAGCAGCGCCTCGGCGCGCGCCGAGAGGCCGCCCTGGTGGCCCAGCACGAGACTGCGGATGCGCTTGCCGACCTCGGTGGCGCCCGGCTCCCGGGTGACCACCACGTCGCGCCCCTGCGCCCGCAACGCGTCGGCGAGCGCGGTGACCTGGGTGGACTTGCCGGCCCCCTCGCCGCCCTCGAAGACCACGAACGTGCCCCGCCCGACGAACCGCTCGCCCGCCGACAGCGGCCGGCCGCGGATGGACCCCCACAGGTCGGGCAGCACCGGCACGCCCGGCTTGTCGTCCATCTGCCGGAACGCGCTGATCCCGGTGAAGATGCCGAACAGGCCGGCGGCGAGCAGCAGCAGCCGCGTCGAGGAGATGGAGATGCCGAGGTCGGCGATGTTGAGCTCGCGCGAGCCACCGAGGCCGACCAGGCTGGACGAGAGCGCGATGGCCAGCATCAGCACGACCCGCACCGCGGTCTGCACGAACGCGAACACCCGGCCGCGCACGTCGTCACCGACCTCGCCGCCGAGCAGGGTGACCCCGGACAGGAACGCCATCCCGGCGCCGGCGCCGACCAGCAGCGCACCGAGGACCGCCATGGTCAGGTGGATCGAGGCCGCCAGGACGAGCACCGAGGAGCCGGCGAGCACGATGCTCATGCCGAACCAGCGCCGCCGGGACAGGTCGCGCACCACCGTCGGGCCCAGCCCGATACCGACGCCCAACCCGACGAAGAGCGTGCCGAAGAGCAGGTAGAACGCGGCGTCACCGGCGTTGAGCGAGCGGGCGAAGAACTGCGCGGTGCCGATGACGATGCCGCCGCCCGCGAACGCGCCCAGGATGCCCAGCACCAGCCCGCGGACGAGCGGGGTCTTCCCGACGTACTTCCAGCCGTCGAGGAACTGCCGCATCATGCTCTGCTGGACGTCCTTGTGCTGGCCTTGCCGGCCGCTGATCTCCTTGATGCCGAAGTACACGACCAGGGCCATGGCGAGCCGCGACAGCGCGTTGAAGTAGAGCGCCAGGTTGGCCGCCTCGGCCCACTCCGGTGGCGTCGTGTTGGCCGTGCGCAGGATCCGGTCCAGCGCGGCGATGCCGAGACCGGCGAGGACCGGCGTGAGGCCGTACGTGGTGATCAGGGTGAGCTGGTTGGCGATCTCCAGCCGGGACTTGGGAATGAGGTTGGGGACCGCGGCCTCTTTGGCCGGTATCCACATCAACGTGACGGTCTCGATGAAGAATGTGGCGATGGCGGCCCAGCCGACCGTAATTCCCGCATTTTCCGAGAAGAGCGCGACGATCGGGATCGAGGCGAAGAGCACGAAACGCAACAGGTCGCAGATGACCATCGTGAGGCGCCGGTCGAACCGATCGGCCATCACGCCGGCGAACGGGCCGAGAATGAGCGCGGGCAGCAGCCGTACGGCGATTACCGAGCCGAAGGCGAGACCCTTCGCCGCGTCGCCACTGACCTGCGCGGACGCGAACGTGGCGGTGGCCAGCAGGCCGAGCCAGTCACCGAGGGACGCGACGCCCGTGACGACCCACAACCGGCGAAACGGCCGGATCCGTAGAACGGATCGGAGCGCCTTGAAGCCGGACAGATCGACCTGGGCGGACGACGAACTCGCCGACGACGTCCCTTTGCGTCCGTCGGCGCCTTCGTCGCGGGGATTCGCGTCGATGACCGTTGTCCCTCCGCCTGCGGGCTTACCGATCACACTCTAAACGCGCGGTATGACCTCCCTGGTCCCGCCACGGGAGTACGCGGACGCGAAGGAGTTTCGCATTCAACCCGGGAGCGGTTAGCGTGCTCACGTGACGACCGAACGCGACGCCCTCCGCGAGCGACTCGACAAGGCCACCGCGGACTTCGACCCGCCATTCGCGGTCGTGGACGTCGCCGCCTTCGACGCGAACGCGGCCTCGATCGTCCGGCGCGCCGCCGGCAAGCCCGTACGCGTCGCCAGCAAGTCGGTGCGCTGCCGGGCGCTGGTGACCCGCGCGCTCGCCACACCCGGCTGGCACGGCGTCATGTCGTTCACCCTGGCCGAGGCCATCTGGCTGATGCGGTCCGGCGTGACCACGGACGCGCTGGTCGCGTACCCGACCGCGGACCGGGGCGCGCTGCGCGAGCTGGCCGCCGACGCCGACCTCGCCGCGGCCATCACCCTGATGGTGGACGCGCCGGCCCAGCTCGACCTGATCGACTCCGCGGCCCCGCCCGACCACCGCGCCGAGCTCCGCCTCTGCCTGGAACTCGACGGATCGTGGCGGCCGTTCGGCGTGCACATCGGAGTGCGCCGCTCGCCGCTGCACTCGCCGGCCGCCGTGGGCGCCCTGGCCGCGACCATCGCCGGCCGCCGCGGGTTTCGCCTGGTCGGGCTCATGGCGTACGACGCGCAGATCGCCGGGCTGGGCGACGCGCCGCCGCGCCAGGCGCTCCGGGGGGCGGCCATCCGCGCGATGCAACGCCGGTCGTACCTCGACCTGCTGAGCCGCCGCGGCCAGGCGCTCGCCGCCGTACGCGAACACGCCGACGTGGAGTTCTTCAACAGCGGCGGTACGGGCAGCGTGGCGGCCACCGTGGCGGACCCCGCCGTGACCGAGGTCACTGCCGGCTCCGGCCTGTACGGCCCGGCCCT
Coding sequences within:
- a CDS encoding amino acid deaminase/aldolase, producing the protein MTTERDALRERLDKATADFDPPFAVVDVAAFDANAASIVRRAAGKPVRVASKSVRCRALVTRALATPGWHGVMSFTLAEAIWLMRSGVTTDALVAYPTADRGALRELAADADLAAAITLMVDAPAQLDLIDSAAPPDHRAELRLCLELDGSWRPFGVHIGVRRSPLHSPAAVGALAATIAGRRGFRLVGLMAYDAQIAGLGDAPPRQALRGAAIRAMQRRSYLDLLSRRGQALAAVREHADVEFFNSGGTGSVAATVADPAVTEVTAGSGLYGPALFDEYRSWHPAPAAFFALAVVRRPTASLATVSGGGWIASGQSVNNRQPVPWLPEGLRLVRAEGAGEVQTPVRGPGAAVLRVGDRVWFRHAKAGELCEHVNELHLVDGDRVVDTVPTYRGEGHAFL